Below is a genomic region from Leptospira barantonii.
TTTCGTCGGTTGGGATTCCAGCATTCCTCTTTCGATTCTCGACGCGTATGGAAGAATTCAACCGGAAGTTGTGGCGCAGACGAAAAAGATTCTCGCTGAGAAAAAAATCAACGAGTACGTTTTGGTATGTCATCATCCGATTTGGAACCCCGCGGACAGACAGGAAACAGTACATCATAAACTTCTAAACCGAGAAGAGGTGGCTTCTCTCTTAAAGGAGAAACCGCCTCTCGCTTATCTACACGGTCATGTGCATACGAACTGGGTAAAACAACCCGGGGAAGAATTGCCTTATTACGTCGTGAATTCGGCGTCCAGCACAAGACTCTCGGATCACCGTCACGAATGCGGATTTCATACCTTGGAAATTCAAAAACGCGACGTCAAAATTCAAAGATACACTTACAATACGGAACAGTCTAAATTTACGGAAGCTCCACTGGTTTCCTACTCGGAAAAGGAATAGAATGGCAACAATCGAAGCAGTCAAAATTCAAAGAGAACTCACAAAGATCAAACACC
It encodes:
- a CDS encoding metallophosphoesterase family protein — encoded protein: MKIVHLSDLHFPTPVPFFQLQGKMFVGYLNYNLRRKKKYPKEVWNSILEFIRKTNPDAIVVSGDITNVSHEEEFRTAGKLLSELPREKVFYIPGNHDRYMKRSVGENAFYERYFSDLSGESISHNAHYIRIKKIGDLHFVGWDSSIPLSILDAYGRIQPEVVAQTKKILAEKKINEYVLVCHHPIWNPADRQETVHHKLLNREEVASLLKEKPPLAYLHGHVHTNWVKQPGEELPYYVVNSASSTRLSDHRHECGFHTLEIQKRDVKIQRYTYNTEQSKFTEAPLVSYSEKE